The DNA sequence AGTCTAATAGAATACTGTATTGTTTTTCAATTCGTTTTATAAAAATCATGGCTTTTAGGGAATCTCCTCCTAACTCAAAGAAATCATCTGTGATTCCGACTTTTTCATAATTAAAAAAATCTTGTATCATCTCGCACAATTCCGCTTCCAATTTGGTTTCAGGGGCGGTATAGGCGGTCACTACGACTGGACGTTCTATAGTATTTTTAGTAGTTAATACTGGATCTTCCGTTTTCTTAGATTCAGCTATAATATGATTCAGATCACGGTGAGACAGTATTAAACTCGAAATATTTTTGGTCAAAAATGAGTTTTTGAACACCGTAATAATTTCTTCATCGGTTAATTTTCTACCGGTTAAATCATCCAAATAAACCGTGATCCAGTGGTTCAGTTCATCGCTCTTATGTTCTTTGAATAAGGTGGTATAAATTTCAGATAAAACACCCGATCTGTATTTTGAGCCTTCTATTATGGAAGAAAGTCTTAGAGGAAACCAAACAAAATCTATATTTATGTTTTTAATAGCTTCGTAAAGATTGTCAATAAACCTAGTTTTAATCTTAACTTCAGTCGCCAAATCAGCTACATCTAATGGCTCTAAATCTACTTGATCGTTCCATAGTTCAGGATTGCATATTATTCCGGAAATACTGTCATGTTCTTTAAGAATGAATTCAATAGTTTCTTTAAATTGTTTTGGACATTCTAAATTGGTCTGATATTTTATTACATTTTCAGCTATTGAGTCCTCATTAGCGGTCGTATTACCGCAAAGCAATAAAACGTTGCTATTATTTGATAAAGAGGAGAGATGATCCACAATCGGTTTCACAATACCGGCTGTAGAGTGAATTACCAAATAATTTTTCTCTCCTTCAAATTCCGTACTTTTTTTAGTACTGTTTAATTTTATATTTTCAAAAAAGGGTACCCAACGATTGTTGTTTCTATAGGCTACAGTGCTATCTTTTTCGTTAAATATTAGATCATTAACAATATTTTCAATCAGTACCGGATCATCCTGATCCTGATCTGCGTCTAGTATATAATTCGTAAACAGCCTTTCTTTTCTATCAAATAAATCCGCCATTTTTATTGCGAAGTCCATTGAAATACTGCTTACTTCATTTCCTAAAACTCTAGTATTGAACTTAGATAAGAAAGTTACTTTTATTGAAAATTGATTTACTGATTCATACAAGAACTTTATAGGATTGTAGTTTACATCCCCTTCCTTTGGAGTATCAATCAACCAGTTATATATGACATTTATAACTTTAATTTTCTTTGCTTTTAAATCAGCAAACAGCTCCTGAAAATTAGTACTGTTATTAGGGTCAATGCTATAAATACCTGAATCCGACTTTACAAACGAAGATCCTTTAGTAACCATAACGATCTCATTACCCAGCGATAGCATTTGATTTTCTATAGCTGTTATGGTTTTTCCACTATTTGAAAAGATCAGATAAACTCCTTTTTCTTCAGATTTTTTTTCTGAGCTCTCGATTAACGATTTTTTCCAATTGTTTATATAATAGGAATTGAAAATGCTTCTTTCCGCATTTTTAAAAGCGCCTCCATTATTCATCAATTGGGTAATCGGACTTACTTTAACCGGTAATGTTGTTTTGTCAAATACATAAGTAGGAGCCGGTATTTTATAATGTTTTTGATAATCATAATAGGCTTCCCAGTCAACCTCAATTCCGTGTTCCCAAATACGGCCTAGAGACTCGTTAAAAAACTGATAATCATTGACATCATTTTTTATATGCCTAATTGAATGAATAGCTGTTTGATCCGAATTATAATATTGATTTTGTTTCAGAAAAGAAGTCAAAGTATGACCAGGGCCAATTTCTATATAGAGGCCATCTCCTTTTTGTAATAAATAATTTATACCGTCAAAGAAGTTCACTGTCCCTCTTAAATGAGCCACCCAATATTTTGCTGAAGTCGCGTCCTCTTTGGTTATTTCTTCACCTGTCAGATTAGATACAAATGGAAATTTAGGGAACGAAAGCGTGACTTTTTTAATAATTTCTTCGTACTCTTCCAAAATACTATCCATCATATCGGAATGAAAAGCATGAGAAGTTTTTAATGGCACATAACTTATGTTATTTTCACCCAGTATTTCCGTAAACTCTGAAATAGCCTTTTTTGTTCCGGATGCCACAAATGAATTTGCCGTATTTATGGCAGCAATAGACACGTTTTTTGGAAGTAAAGGCTTAATCTCAGCTAGATTTACCCCAATACCAATCATATCACCTTCTTCAATTTTTGCCATTAACTCAGCTCTTTTTGTCACTACATACAGAGCGTCTTCAAATGAAAAAACCTCGCTGATGCAAGCCGCTACGTATTCTCCTAAACTATGCCCTATCATACTGTCAGGTGTAACACCTAATCTTATATAGAGTTTTGCAAAAGCGTATTCTACTAAAAATAATAATGGCTGTGTATAAAAAGTATTATTAATTAGTTCTTTGTTAGCGGTTTCACTGTCGGTATATCCTAAGATTATACTGTAGTCTATTCCGGTTAATTTGGTTATTATTTTAAATCCTTTGTCAATTATTGATTGAAAGAAAGGATTATTTAAATACACTTCTTTAGCCATCAGAAAATACTGGCTGCCTTGACCGGAAAACATGAAAACAATCTTTTTTTTCCTGTTATTGCTAAGCTCCTTCTCCGGAACTGTATCAAACTGAATCAATTGATTTATCGCTTCTTCTTTATTTTTACAAACAATATAATTTCTGTATCTGAAATCTTTACGCCCCGTGTTTAGCGTATAGGCCAGAGCAGGAATCTTAATCTCTTCATTCTTTTCTAAAAAATTTCTGAGCGTTTTTTCATAATTTTTAAGAGCTGTTTTTGTTTTAGCAGAAAAAGTAATCAGCTGGTACGAGTTTGAATCGAAATTCTCTTTTAATTCCGGAGCTTCTTCCAGAACAACATGGGCATTTGTGCCTCCAATACCGAAACTACTTACGCCGGCATTTAATAATTGATCCTGATTAGACACCCACTTTTGCAGTTTATCATTTACATAAAAAGGCCCGGATTCAAAATTGATTTCAGGGTTTGCTTCATTATAATTTATAGAAGGAGGCAGCATCTTATTTTTAAGTGACAAAGCCGTTTTTATAACCCCGACAATTCCTGCAACCGCATCAAGATGACCCAGATTTGATTTAACAGAACCAATGGCGCAAGAATGGTTTTTATTATAATTAAATGCTTTGTTTAAAGCCTCTATTTCAACAGGATCTCCTAATTTAGTTGCTGTTCCATGTGCTTCTATGTAACTAACATCTTCAGGGGTTATTCCGGCAAAACTATGGGCTAATTTGATACAATCGGCTTGACCATTAACACTTGGCGCTGTATATCCTACCTTTCTTTTACCATCATTATTTACCGCAGTTGCTCTGATAACGGCATAAATATGGTCCTTATCATTTAGAGCATCTTCCAGTCTTTTTAAAACGACAACACCCACGCCCTCTCCAAAAGTAGTACCGGAGGAATCTTTGTCGAATGTTCTACAGTGACCGTCATTTGAAAATATTAAATCATCTTCATACAAGTATCCATACTCCGTTGTCGTATTAATGCTCACCGCACCAGCCAAAGCAGTTGAACATTCTTTTAATAATAAACTTCTACAGGCAATATGCAATGCTGTTAAGGCACTTGAACATGCTGTATTTATATAAAAACTAGGCCCTTTAAAATTTAGGCTATATGAAATTAAAGTACTGATGAAATTCTTATCTGCGAGTCTCGCTGTCATAAAAGAACCTACAGCATTATTTGGATTTAATAGCGTTTCAGCTCTCCAGTTTAAGTTATCTGATGCAGATAAATACAACCCTATTTTTTCTTTATATTGATCCAGATTATAGCTTGCATCTTCTAATGCCAACCAAACATGTTCGTGCATGATTCTTATTTGGGGATCCATAAGTTCTGCTTCTTCTTTTGTGTATCCAAAAAAAGAATAATCAAAGCTTTCAGAATTGTCAATAAAGGCGCTTGATTTGATATAATTAGGGTTTTTTAACAACTCTTTGCCTATGCCCAATTTTTCTAATTCTTCATCGTCATAAAAATGAATCAGTTCCTGCCCCTTTACAAGATTATTCCAAAAAGCTTCAATGTTTTCTGATTTATGAAACTTACCGGACATTCCAATAATTGCAATATCTTTTTTTCTTACACTATTTAATTTACTTTCCATTATTAGAAGAAGGTCTTTATAAAAATTAATTTATCAACAGATAAAATCTACGATGCACGTTTACTATTATTGGTTTGCTCTGACTCGCAAAATTGCTCCTATAGAAAATCTATAATTTCATCTATTTCATCAGAAAAAGAAGCTTTCTCATTCTCCGTTTCATCTTCTGATTGATGGAATACATTCTCCATTAAGTCACTTATATTAGAATATTGAAATAATAAAACCGGTTTAATAGTGGTATTAAACTGTGTATTAATCTCATTCAAAATCTTTATAAGTTTGATAGAATTTGCTCCGAGGTCGAAGAAGTTATCGTGAATTCCTATTTCCTGATGGCTTCTTTCTAGTTCCTTCGCTAAAATCTGAACTAATTTTTGTTCTGTTTCATTTCTGGCCGCTACATAATTTTCATTTGTAACAACCTTATATTCCTTAGGATCCGGAAGATCTTTATGGCTTATTTTTCCATTTGTGGTTAGAGGAAAACCATCTAATTGAACAAAATAGGAAGGGATCGCATAATCCGGTATTCTGCTGGCAAGGTATTTTCTAAGGTCCGAAGCATTTTGTACTTTACTCGAAACGAAATAGGCAATCAATTCATTTTCAGATTCATTATTTTTATTCACAACGACAGAAACCTCTTCGATATCCTCTTTATCAATTAAATAATGCTCTATTTCTTCTAATTCTATTCGATGCCCTCTAATTTTAACCTGGTTATCTTTTCTACCTAAATAAATTAAATCTCCAGTTTCTACCCATTTAACTAAATCTCCCGTTTTATATAGTCTAATGTTACCAATTGATTCTATTTCCTGTGTCACAAACTTTGTATCGGTAAGCGCTATATTATTAAGATAGGCTCTTGCCAATCCTTCGCCATAAACATGTAATTCTCCAACTACTCCAAAAGGGACTATTTGTTGAAATTTATCTAATACCAAACAGCCTAACGTAGGTATCGGTTGCCCGATATTACTTTCGATTGAAGCAATTTCTTTTTTAGTTATTTCCTTATAAGTGACATGCACGGTTGTTTCTGTAATACCGTACATATTGATTATTTTACAATCAGGGAAATGGTTTTTCCATGTTTTTAAAGAGGATGTTATCAAAGCTTCCCCTCCGAAAATAAGATATCGGGTACTAAAAGATTTATCTGAGCCTAAAACTATTTTTTGAAGATGTTTAAAAGCTGTTGGCGTTTGATTCAATACAGTTACACCTTGCTCAGCCAAAAAGTTAGAAAAAGCATTAAAATCTTTTGTATCCTCTTTTGTCACAACTGCCAGTTTACCACCGAAAAATAAGGCTCCAAAAATTTCCCAAACTGAAAAATCAAAATAATAGGAATGAAAAAGACACCAAACGTCATTTTCGTTGAAATCGAACTGAAAGTCTTTGTTGTAAAATAATCGAACGACATTGCGGTGTTCTATTAAAGTACCTTTAGGATTACCTGTTGTTCCTGAGGTGTAAATAACATAGGCTAAGTTATTTGGATTGATTTTTCTACTAAAACCAGTCTTGGTATAGTGGTCTTTCTTGTTTTCGAATTCGGTAACTACAGCACCATCGATACATAATTTTATACCGCTGTCTTTTTTAATATAATCCAATCGCTCCGTTGGATAATCGATTCCTAAAGGCAGATAGGCAGCACCGGTTTTTAATATCGCCAGTATTGCTATTACCACCCATTGGCTTCGCTCCAGTAACAGACCTACTAAATCTTCTTGCTGAATAGTATTATTGTCAACTAAATACTGCGCAAACTGATTTGATATTTCATCTAATTCTTTATAGGTGTAAGAGAAATTCTCATACGTTAAAGCAATTCTCTGCGGATGTTTTAAAGCTTGCTCATTGAATAAATCAATTATTGTTTTTTCATTAGGGAAAGGGGTATCTGTTTTGTCAAAAAGAGTAACTAACAGATTCTTTTCAGATTTGCTCAAATAATTCAATGCCTTTATTGAAACATTTGGTGTCAGGATACTGTTTTCAGCCAATTGAATAAAATGCATCATTATTCCGGACATAGTGGCTTTACTATAAACATCGGTATTATAGTTTAGTTTAAAAAGCAACTTATCGCCAATTTCGGCAAAATTTATTTCCAAATCCATTTTAGATAACTCTTCTCCTTTATCTACAATAACATTTGCCTCAATAGTATGTCCCCCTTTAATTTTATCGCCGGTATTCTGAAGCGCCATCATCATATCAAAAATGGCACTTCTACTGATATCTCTTTTGGTATTCAAATCATTTAAAATCTGATCAAACGGGTATTCCTGATGTGAGAAAGCACTTAATACTTGCTCTTTGGTTTTCTTGTAATGGGTTAAGAAATTATCTTCCGGATTAATTTTGTTTCTCAACACCAACGTGTTAACATAAAATCCTATTTGATTTTCCAGATCTATGTGGTTTCTACCAGCCACCGGAGTACCAATAAGAAGGTCCTCATGTCCCGTATATCTGTAAACCAAAGCATTCCAAAGTGCTAACAGGCTTATAAATAAACTGCCTTCCTGGTCTTTCGTAAAAAGCTTTAGAGAATTAGTTAACTCACTTGATAAATAGACCTCTAAAGTATTTCCTTTTTGAGTTTTTAATGGCGGTCTTGTTTTGCTACTTGGTAAGTCTATTATTGGCAACTCTCCCGACAACACCTCTGACCAATATTTTTTATGCCCTTCCTTTTCCGGTTTATTCAATCCTTCCAGTTGACTGGCTGCATAGTCTTTGTACTGAATTGACAGTGGCGATAATTGTACTTTTTCTTTGGTCGTAAATGCTTTATAAAATGACATTACATCGTTTGCTAATACGCCCATAGACCAACCATCACCAATAATATGATGCATATTGTAATGAAAAACGTATTGATCTACTGCAGTCTTAAGTATTGCGGCTCTTAATAAAGGCCCTTTTTCCAGATTAAATAGTTTCAATTTATCTTCTTGAATATAAGAGGATACAGCATTCATTGGCTGTTCTTCACCTGAAAAGTCTTCATATCCAATAAAAAAATCTACCTCGTCCTTATTCAAAACCCATTGCGATATTTGCTCTTTACTGTTCTTTTTAAAAACGGTTCTTAAAATTTCATGGCGTTCTATAACTGCAAATACGGCCTCTTGAAAAAGCTTTATGTCATAGTCTCCTTTTAATTCTACCTGCTGCGTTATATTATAAGAGGACAAGCCTTCTTCGAATTGATCTAATACCCAAAGACGCTGTTGTGATGAAGATAACGGATACCCATCAATTGATACCGATACCGGAGCAATTGCCAATGCTACATCACTCGTTGTTTTTTGCTCTTTTAAGTATTGAACTAAAGCTTCTTTATCTTTTTTGATTCTGGAAATAAGCTCTTGCGGTATTTCCTGATGGTTAAATTTTAGTTTTAAATCCTCCCCGTCTAATGAAATATAAATTTCATTTTCTCTTAATTCTTTTAATAAATTTTTCATTGCTTAGCCTCAAATTATCAATTGATTAACCTGTATTTTATCTTCTTGTAACCATTTCTTTTCTTCTATTAACAAGGAAAGGTCGTATACCGTTTTATTTGAAAAGATCTCCGCAATTGTAATTGCGATACCTGTTTCTTTCTTCAAAATATTAATCAGCACCATCGCCTTCAATGAATCCCCTCCTAATGAAAAAAAGTCATCTTGTGTTCCAACTCCTTTTAAACCAAATAAATCCTCAAAGATTTTAACCATTTGAGATTCCTTTTCCGTTTTGGGTTCGGCATAACTGGTTTTAAGTGTTTTCCTGTTTATTTCAGCATTCAGTATCGACTTAACTTCCTTTTTAATGGCACTTACTGGATTGTGAATATCTCTTTTGGAGACTATAATTTGTTTTATATCCTCATAAATAAATGAGTTATGAAAAGTTGTCACTACTTCTTTTTGATTGATCCAGGGTTCTTCTTCTTGTACTCTATCCAGATTTATAATAGACCAATTGGCTTTTGCTTTTTGCAGTACTATACTATCCATTAATGCAGAGGCAGAAGCATATGCGCCATAAGAAATTCCACCTAAAAAAGAAGACAAGCTTGATATCACTTTTACAAAATCTACTTTTCTGTCTCTGGTAATTCTTTCAATATTTAAAAATCCGTTTACTCTTGGTGAAAAATGCTTTTCTATAATATTATCTGTAATCGTATTTACTAATGCAATTTCTGTGATATCAATATTCCTTGCCATATGAACAATCCCATCAATAGTTCCATGTTCACTTTCGATACTTTCAAATGCCAGTAAAAAACTTTCATAATCCGCTATATCAACATGCAGGGAAGTGATGGTCCCTGAATACTCTTTTAGTTTTTCATATAATTGTTTCTGCTTTTTATTCCATTGCTGGGGAAATGCATTAGACAAGATTATTACATTAGCTTGGTACTCTTTTAAGAGGTGAGAGGCCAAAGCATATTCAATATCGTCTAACATTCCGATGATCAAATAATTCCCCTTTTCTTTTATGATTGGGGCTCTGTATTTATCCTTTTGCCCTATCTCTAAAGATTCGTAATTCGGTATCCATCTGCGCCCATTTCTAAAGGCTACCTTATAATATTTGGTTTCCATTTCCAACTCGCCGGATACTTCGAAGACTGATTTTTCGAGTTCATCATTTACATCAATATCAATAGAAGTGGCATATATATTGACAAACTCCTGAGTTAAAACGTTTAACATAGTCTCCGTGTGCTGATTGATGTTAGTGCTGTTTTCTGCTCCGGTAACTGTATTATTTTTATCATTAATTACAGCTATTTTCTTAGGTTCCGTTATTTCGTCTAACTTAAAAGCTTTAATTATTGTTTGAATAGTATTAAACGTAAGGTTATAGTCCTGATACTTTCTATGTACTTCAGTAGCATTCTTATGAGACAGCTCCCAAGCATAAATAATAAAATCGAACTTGAAATTTACTGTTCTTAAATGCGAGTTAAGCTCCTCATAATCTCCTAACACCTCAGGATTTACAATTATCTTATTAGGATTTTCCGCTTCAAATCGTTCTCCTTTGACAATTTCAATTATATGTTTTCCATCTGTCTTTAATTTTTTGATCAATTCATTGTTAAATAATGATCCATCATTAAAAAAAAGATATTTCTCGGCTTTAGAAAATAGAGTTCCTTTGTTTTTACTTCTTGGAATATATTTCCATGAAAGTATATACACGGATTCTGAAATTTCTTTTTTTCCGGGTTCCAAAGCATCTCTCTTTAGAAAATTTTCGTCTATCGTTACTTTAGACGGAACATCATAACGATCAAAATCATAGGTAGGAATTGAGAGTCTGTTCGGTTTTCCTCCCTCATAATAAACCTCCCAATTAATGTCTATTCCATTGCTCCATAACTGTCCTAAAAAATCTGCAAAATACTTGTCGTCATCTACTGTTTCTTTATGATGTTTTACGGTAGTTATTACATCGTTTTCCAAATTTATATTCTGGCTCTTTTTATAAAATGTTGCCAATGTTCTGCCAGGCCCTACTTCTATAAATAAAGAATTATTGAGAGCTATAAGCTCTTTTATTCCTTTTTCAAATTCTACTTTTTCTAATATGTGATTAGACCAATATTTTATTGAAGTGCTTTCTTCATCAGTTATAAATTTTCCGGTTATGTTAGAAATAAATGGTATTTCAGACTTTTGGAGTGTTATGCTTTCTAATTCTTTTTCAAAATCTTCCTGTATTTCATTCATCATTGTTGAATGAAAAGCATGTGATGTTTTTAATAGTACAAATGGAATTTCTTCCTCCTCTAATTGTTTTTTAACTAAAGCGATACTTGTTTCTGTACCGGAAACAACAAAAGAATCATGAGCATTTATTGCGGCAACAGAAACACCCTCAATTATTTCTTTTTTGATCTGGTTAATTGATATTCCAATGCTTAACATCTCTCCTTTTGGGACTTTTGACATTAATTCGGCTCTTTTAGCGACAATTTTCAAAGCGTCTTTAAAAGTAAAAACCCCACCAATTGTAGCTGCGACATATTCTCCCAGACTATGACCAATCATATAATTGGGTTTAACACCAATAGAAATCAGCAATTGAGCAAGTGTATATTCAAACAAAAAGAGAATCGGTTGGGTAAACAACGTTTCGTTTATTCTCGTATCTGCTACTGCGTCAGCATTAAATAAGATATTTTTATAATCAAAATCGTTAAATTCCTTTAAATACAGTAACCCCTGGTCTAACGTTTCTTTGAATAAAGGGTAGGTTTGATAAAGCTCTTTACCCATATTCACATATTGGCTTCCTTGACCGGAAAACATAAAGATTATATTATTTTTAGGAGAAAGAGCGGTTGCGAACGTATTCTTATCCTTGAGAGCTTGTATCAAATCATCGCCTTCTTTTACAATCAGGTATTTTCTAAAATCAAATTGTTTTCTTCCTATTTGTAAGGTATAGGATAAGTCTTCTATACTTAACTCTTTTTTATGCTCAATAAATTTTAAAAGCTTCTCTTCATAACGCTCCAGAGCATTTTCTGTCTGAGCAGAATATCGAACTAATTTATATTTAGATTTTACTTTTGTATTCTCATTTAGGGGTGCTTCCTGAAGAATTACATGAATATTTGTTCCGCCAATTCCCAACGAACTAACGCCGGCCGTACGAGCCTTTCCATCCACATTTTCCCATTTTTTAGAAGAATGATTGACATAGAATGGACCTTCATTAAAATTGATCGTTGGATTAGGGCTTTCATAATGTAAACTTGCCGGAATAGTTTTATGGTTTAGTGACAAAGCTGTTTTTATTAATCCTGCAATTCCTGCTGCCTCGTCGGCGTGCCCCATATTTGATTTTACCGTACCAATAGCACACTTATGGCTGGTGCTATTATTAAATGCAATATTTAGGGATTCTATTTCGATAGGATCTCCGATTTTAGTACCTGTACCATGAGCTTCTATATAAGAAATATCTTCCGGCTCAACTCCTGCTATTTTATGAGCCAACTTTATACATTCTATTTGTCCCGTAACACTGGGCATTGTATATCCGGCTTTGGCATTTCCATCGTTATTCATGGCAGAACCTTTTATAACGGCATAAATATTATCATTGTCCTTAATTGCTTCTTCCAGTCTTTTTAAAACAACTACACCGGCACCATCAGAACCAATTGTCCCCGATGATTGACTATCAAAACTTCGATTATGCCCGTCGATTGACATGATCGATCCTTCCTGATATTTATAGCCGTAATCATTTTCTGAAAGTAATCTTATACCCCCCACTACAGCAGTTCCGCATTCACTTAAAAGCAAACTGCGGCAGGCCAGATGCACCGTACTTAAGGATGTTGAGCAAGCGGTATCAATAAAATAACAAGGTCCTTTAAAATTTAATTTATGTGCTATCAGAGAGGCCATAAAATTGGGGTTAGACATCTTACTCTTCGTCAATTCATCAACATTAACATCATTTGTCAAAGACGTATATAAACTCCAATTTAAATCCTTGTTAGCACCTAAAAAGACTCCGATTTTTTTAGTATATCGCTCTATATCACATGCAGCATCTTCTATAGCTTCCCAAACCAAATGATGCATCATCCTTGTTTGAGGATTCATTATTCTTGCTTCGTCCAGTGTATATTTAAAAAAGGGGTAGTCAAAGAAATTTGTATTGGCTACAAATGAGGCCGCTTTTATGTAATTTTTACGGTTCAACACTTTTTTTTCAATACCTTTTTCTTTCAGCTCATCGTCTGTAAAAAAATGGATCAATTCTTTTTCCTCCACCAGATTTTTCCAAAACTCCTCTATATTATCTGATTTTGGAAACCTTCCCGACAATCCAATTATAGCTATATCTTTTTTCATTTCGTACGTAACATTAGATTCTTCAATTAATTCACCACTTCTTTTATTAATCTTACAAATCGTTCATAAAATCCATTAATTCCTCCACATCTTCCATTTCATTTTCTTCTATTTTTACTGTATTGGATAACTTATCCTGATTCAGGTTTTCTCCCAAAGTTCGTATCGTCGGATATTGAAAAAAGGATATGATTTTTAAATCTGTATGCAAAGCGGTGTTCAATATCGCTAGTAACTGAAAGGCTTTCATGGAATTACCTCCAATTTCAAAAAAGTTATCATCGATACTAATTTGCTCCAGTTTTAAATAGTCACCCCATAATGTTGCCAGCTTTTCTTCCATTTCATTCCTTGG is a window from the Flavobacterium cupriresistens genome containing:
- a CDS encoding type I polyketide synthase; its protein translation is MKKDIAIIGLSGRFPKSDNIEEFWKNLVEEKELIHFFTDDELKEKGIEKKVLNRKNYIKAASFVANTNFFDYPFFKYTLDEARIMNPQTRMMHHLVWEAIEDAACDIERYTKKIGVFLGANKDLNWSLYTSLTNDVNVDELTKSKMSNPNFMASLIAHKLNFKGPCYFIDTACSTSLSTVHLACRSLLLSECGTAVVGGIRLLSENDYGYKYQEGSIMSIDGHNRSFDSQSSGTIGSDGAGVVVLKRLEEAIKDNDNIYAVIKGSAMNNDGNAKAGYTMPSVTGQIECIKLAHKIAGVEPEDISYIEAHGTGTKIGDPIEIESLNIAFNNSTSHKCAIGTVKSNMGHADEAAGIAGLIKTALSLNHKTIPASLHYESPNPTINFNEGPFYVNHSSKKWENVDGKARTAGVSSLGIGGTNIHVILQEAPLNENTKVKSKYKLVRYSAQTENALERYEEKLLKFIEHKKELSIEDLSYTLQIGRKQFDFRKYLIVKEGDDLIQALKDKNTFATALSPKNNIIFMFSGQGSQYVNMGKELYQTYPLFKETLDQGLLYLKEFNDFDYKNILFNADAVADTRINETLFTQPILFLFEYTLAQLLISIGVKPNYMIGHSLGEYVAATIGGVFTFKDALKIVAKRAELMSKVPKGEMLSIGISINQIKKEIIEGVSVAAINAHDSFVVSGTETSIALVKKQLEEEEIPFVLLKTSHAFHSTMMNEIQEDFEKELESITLQKSEIPFISNITGKFITDEESTSIKYWSNHILEKVEFEKGIKELIALNNSLFIEVGPGRTLATFYKKSQNINLENDVITTVKHHKETVDDDKYFADFLGQLWSNGIDINWEVYYEGGKPNRLSIPTYDFDRYDVPSKVTIDENFLKRDALEPGKKEISESVYILSWKYIPRSKNKGTLFSKAEKYLFFNDGSLFNNELIKKLKTDGKHIIEIVKGERFEAENPNKIIVNPEVLGDYEELNSHLRTVNFKFDFIIYAWELSHKNATEVHRKYQDYNLTFNTIQTIIKAFKLDEITEPKKIAVINDKNNTVTGAENSTNINQHTETMLNVLTQEFVNIYATSIDIDVNDELEKSVFEVSGELEMETKYYKVAFRNGRRWIPNYESLEIGQKDKYRAPIIKEKGNYLIIGMLDDIEYALASHLLKEYQANVIILSNAFPQQWNKKQKQLYEKLKEYSGTITSLHVDIADYESFLLAFESIESEHGTIDGIVHMARNIDITEIALVNTITDNIIEKHFSPRVNGFLNIERITRDRKVDFVKVISSLSSFLGGISYGAYASASALMDSIVLQKAKANWSIINLDRVQEEEPWINQKEVVTTFHNSFIYEDIKQIIVSKRDIHNPVSAIKKEVKSILNAEINRKTLKTSYAEPKTEKESQMVKIFEDLFGLKGVGTQDDFFSLGGDSLKAMVLINILKKETGIAITIAEIFSNKTVYDLSLLIEEKKWLQEDKIQVNQLII